The genomic interval GCACTCGAAAAGCACGGCCTCGCGATCACCACGGCGATGTACGCCCGGCTGTTCCGGAATGAAGAGATCGAAGCGATGTTCGACCGCGCCGCGCAGACGAGCGGCGAACAGCCGAAGCGGCTCGCCGCGGCGATCCTCGCCTATGCGAAGAATATCGACAAGCTCCAGAACCTCGGCCCCGCGGTCTCCCGCATGGTGAGCCGCCATATCGAAACCGGCGTCCGGCCCGAACATTATCCGCACGTCGCCAACGCCCTGCTCCCCGCGATCCGCGACGTGCTGGGCGAAGAGATCGCGACCGACGCGGTACTCGCGGCATGGGGCGAAGCCTATTGGATGCTCGCCGACATTCTGATCTCGGCCGAAGCGCAGGCCTATGAGGATGCAGAGGCGGCGTAAAATGCCAGCAATCGGCTGAATAGCGGACCTATGTTTCATCGTCACCCCGGGCTTGACCCGGGGTCCATTCACGCCAGGGCTGGAGGAATGGATCCCGGATCAAGTCCGGGATGACGAGGGGCTGAAAACGGCCGAAACTAGCCGTCGCCCCCGCGAAGGCGGGGGCCGCCAGCGGCCTTAATCAGCAGTGTTGCGTAAACCGACAGCGGCCCCCGCCTTCGCGGGGGCGACGGTTGTAGGCAACGTCCGCTCCCACCTCAATGCTGACAAAAAACCCGCCGGGGCCGAAGCTCCGGCGGGCTTTTGTTTTCAGTAATGCGCCCTTATTCGGCGCGCGTCGGGATGCCGTCCATCAGCGTGTGCAGTTCGCCCGCTTCCCACATTTCCATCATGATGTCGCTGCCGCCGATGAATTCGCCCTTCACATAGAGTTGCGGGATCGTCGGCCAGTCCGAAAATTCCTTGATGCCCTGACGGACTTCCATGTCCTGCAGCACATCGACCGTCTCATATTCCACGCCAAGCCGGTCGAGCATCGCGATCGCGCGCGAGGAAAAGCCGCATTGCGGAAACAGGGGCGTGCCCTTCATGAACAGCAGCACGGGGTTATTGGCGACCAGCGTGGCGATGCGGTCGTGAGTGGTCGGGTCGGTCATTGTCAGTCTCCGGGCAGGCGCGCCATCGCGCCGGCGAAATATCCACCCCCTATGAGGGGATCGCGGTCGTCAATTGCAAGGCATGAAGTTCGCCGCCCATGCGTCCTCCCAAGGCTGCATAAACCGCCTTGTGCTGCGCAACGCGGGTCATTCCCTGAAAGGAGGCGCTGACGACATGCGCGGCATAATGGTCGTTGTCGCCGGCGAGGTCGGTGATCGTCACCTCGGCATCGGGGAAGGCCGCGACGATCATCGCCCGCAGATCGTCCTCGCGCATGCCCATGGCGATCGCCTCAATTCTCGCTGTCGATGAACTGGCGGCGCGCTTCGGCCGCCTTGTCGTTCAGCGCGGCGCGGATTTCGGCGTCGCTGATCTCGACGCTCGCCGCGGTCAGGTCGCCCGCGAGCTTGCGGATGACGTCCTCGTCGCCCGCTTCCTCGAAATCGGCCTGCACGACCGCCTTGGCATAGGCGTCGGTTTCCTCGGGCGTTAGCCCCATGCGTTCGGCCGCCCATTCGCCGAGCAGCCGGTTGCGGCGCGCGGTGATCCGGAACTGCACCTCCTGATCGCGTGCGAATTTCGTCTCGAAAGCCCGTTCCCGATCGTCGAATGCGCTCATCTTGTCCTCGTGCGAATGAATCTCTCTTTGCAGATAGGTCGGCGGCCCCGGCGGCGCAAGCCGCCTGTGCGGCAGATCACTTCCCTTTCGCTTACGAAAGGTTTAGGGTTCGTCGTCAAGGGAATGGGTCGTACCGCAGCAACGAAGACTGCGCCTTGCCGGCATCGCGTCGGCACGGCGCCTTCACGCTTGTGTTTGGGGGATCGGTGATGACTCGACGTTCGCATTTCGCGCCGGCTCTGGCTGCGCTGGCTTTGGCCGCGCCGGGAACCGCGCCGGCGCAGGAAAGCGACCCGACGCTCCGCGACAGTTTTTCGATCGGCGAGCACGGCGGCTCGCTGTGCGAGGTGCAGGCCACCGTTCACGACCGCGTGACCCAGGGCATGTTCGACCGCGCCTGGACGATCGTCTGCCGCGACGCCAGTCAGCCCGTCGGCACGGTGCGTGCGCTGCGCGCCAGCGCCGATGCGGCGCGCGCGCGGATCGAACGCGCCCGCGCCGGCACGATCACCTGCGCGGCCGATGGCGCCTGCACGGTCAAGGACAGCAATGTGGCGTGGACGACGCGCATCGAAGCCGACGGCGACACGAGCTATAGCGTCGAAGGCTTCGCCGCCTATGACGATGCGCTGCGGATCGCGCTCGAGTCGGTGCGTCAGCGCCGGGTCGTCCCCGGCGTGATCGAGGTCGCGACGATCTCGGTCGGCGACAATGACGGCTTCGCGCGCACGCTTGCGGGATCGATCGACATCGACAAGGCGCTGGCCGAGGGCTATCGCCGCAATCATAGCGGCGATTATGCCGAAGCCGCCGAATTTTTCGAGGCGCTGTCGCGCCGCGCGCAGGACGAACAGGCGGCGGCCGGCATCGACCCCACCGAATTCACGCTGAACCGCGCGCTGCAACGCTCGAACCTCGGCGAATTTGCCGAAGCCGAGCGCCTGTTCGCCGAGGTCGAGGCGATCCCGACCAGCGATCCCGTCCAGCTGCGCCTCCGCCGCAATTTCCGCGCGATCAACGCGCTCAACCAGCGCGACTACGACCGCGCGGCGGCGCTGCTCCAGGCGCCGATCGCTCCGCTGACCACCGGCGTGACGGTCGCGGGCGATGCGGTGACGCTGACCCCCGAAATCGTGGCCGGCGTCAACAGCGGCGACAATGCGCGCGTCCTCCGCCAGGCGAACGACCGCGAGCGGCTGACCCCGGTCGAGCGCGCGCAGATCATCGATGCGCAGGCGGTTCACTTGCTCGGCACCGCGCAGCGGCTGCGCGGCGATGCCGCGGCGGCGAAGGCCGCGCAGTTGAAGGGGCTCGGCGATGCGCTCGCCGTGCGGGAGGGCCGCGTGACCTCGATCATCCGGCTGCGCTCGCAGATGCTCGGCGAACTCGCCCTGGCCGAGGAAGCGGTCGGCGACACCGGCGCCGCCGACGCGCGTTTCGTCGAATCGGTCGGCCTGCTCGCGGCCGAATATCCCGAAACCACCGCGCTCGCTTCGGCGCGCGCGCGCTACGCCGCCTTCCTCACCCGCCATGGGCAGGACGACAAGGCGATGGGCATCTATCGCGAGGTCGTCGCGGCGCTCGCGAACTCGCAGCGTTCGACCGCGGGCATGGCGAACGTCATGGCGCCCTATTACCGGCTGCTGGCGACCCGCGCCGCGACCGATCCCGCCGCGGTCGGCGAATTCTTCGTCGCCAGCCAGCTTCAGATCCGTCCCGGCGTCGCCGATACGCAGGCGGTGCTGGCGCGCGAATTGTCGAGCGGCAGCGACGACGGCGCGCGGCTGTTCCGCCAGGCGACGACGCTGAACCGCGACATCGAACGCGCGCGGATCGAGGACGCCCGCCTCGCCCAGCTTCCCGCCTCGCCCGAAGTGGGTGCGCTGCGCGCCGACATCCGGACCCAGCTCGACAATCTGACCTTCCAGCAGTCCGAAACCGTCGTCCAGCTGGCGGCCTTTCCGCAATATCGCGTCGTCGCGTCGGGCAAGCTCGAGCTTGCCGAATTGCAGCAGGTGCTGCGGCCCGACGAGGCCTATCTCAAGATGCTCGTCGTCGGCGAAGGCGTCTATGCGATGCTGATCGAACCGGGCGGCGCACAGCTCTGGAAATCGGACATCGGCGCATCGGACCTCGAGCGGGCGGTCGACACGATCCGCTCGACCATCTCGATCGTCGAAAATGGCCGCCGCGTCACCTATCCCTTCGACGCCGCGACTTCCTACAAGCTTTACGGCCAGCTTTTCGGTCCTGTCGCGGCCAGGCTCCCGGCGGTGCCGCACCTGATCTTCGAGCCCGACGGCGCGATGCTGCGGCTGCCGATCAATCTGCTGATCACCGCCGACACGGGACTCGCCGATTATGAGCGGCGGCTGCGCGACCCCGATGCCGACCCGTTCGACATGCGCCGGATCGCATGGCTCGGCCGCACGGTCCGCCCGAGCACCGCAGTATCGACCCTCGGCTTCCGCAACGCGCGGCAGGCGCCGCCGTCGAAGGCGAGCCGCCAATATTTCGGGCTGGGGGAAAATCTGCCGGTCGAGGGTCGCCTGCCGTCCACCGGCACCCGCGGCGCGGCGGACGGCGGCGCCGATCCCGACTGCCTGTGGGACATCGCCCAATGGGGCCGCCCGATCTCGGCCGACGAGCTGGTCACGGCGCGCGACGCCGTGGGCCGTGCGGCCGGAACGCTGCTCACGGGGGGCGCCTTCACCGACACGGCAGTCAAGAACCGCGCCGACCTCGCCGATTATCGCATCATCCATTTCGCGACCCACGGCCTCGTCACCGCGCCGCGCCCCGCCTGCCCCGCGCGCCCCGCGCTCGTCACCTCGTTCGGCGGCGCGGATTCGGACGGCCTCCTCAGCTTTCAGGAAATCTTCGACCTGCGGATCGACGCCGACCTCGTCATCCTCTCGGCCTGCGATACCGCCGGCGCGGCGAGCGTCGCGGCGACGCGCGAAGCGGGGCTGTCCGGCGGCGGCAGCGCGCTCGACGGGCTCGTCCGCAGCTTCATCGGCGCCGGCGGACGTTCGGTGATCGCGAGCCACTGGCCCGCACCCGACGATTTCGACGCGACCAAGCGGCTGATCGGCGGCCTGTTCACGGCCGACGAGGGAGTGAGCGTCGCCGACGCGCTATGGGCGACGCAGATGCGGCTGATGGACGATCGGCAGACCTCGCACCCCTATTATTGGGCGGGCTTCGCGATCGTCGGCGATGGCGGTCAGGCGCTGCTGCAGCGCGGCACGACCACCGCAGGCAAGGGAGAGGGTGCCGGCCGCGCCGCCCGCTGATCCTATGAACGCGCCCGAAGCCATCACCCCCGCCGCGGCGGACGCACCCGAGCAGGGCGGCCAGCGGGCTGCGGTGCCGCTCGGCAAGCGCGTGCGCCGGCTGGCGACGCAGCTCGGCCCGTCGCGGCTGGCGGCGACGATCGTCTTTCTGCTCGTCGCGATCCTGATCGCACGTTTCAGCTGGCAGTTACCGCTGATCAACGCCGCCGAGCGCGCGCTTTACGATGCGCGCGCGACGCTGATGGCGCCCAAGGCCGGGCAGGACCGGCGCATCACGCTCGTCACCTATAATGACGAGACATTGTTCAACACCGGCATCCGTTCGCCGCTCGACCGGACCTTGCTCGCGAACGCGCTCGGCAATCTCGACCGGATGGGCGCAAAGGCGATCGGCATCGATATCGCGTTCGATTCGCCGCGCCCCGACGACGATTTGCTGAAAGCGCAGCTCCGCGCGATGCGAACGCCGACCTGGCTCGCCTACGCCGAGCAGGCGAGCAATCCGAACACCATCTTCTATGAGCAGCAGAAATTCCTCCAAACCTTCATCGCCGACGTCACGACCGCCAAGACCCGGCCGACGAGCGTCCTGTTCCGAACCGACGACGACGATGTGATCCGCAAATGGCCGCACCGGCCGCCGAACCTGCCGCCGTTGATGGCGAATGCGCTCGCTCCGGTCGATCCCGCCTATGCCGATTATCAGGGCGGCATCCGCTTCCTCGTTCCCGCGCGCGCCGCCGCGGGGCAGGAGGAACCGGTATTCGCCAACATCCCGATCGACACTTTCGCGATGCCGATGGACGCCGAAATGCGCGCCGGCTTCGCCGAGTTGGTGAAGGGCCGCTATGTGCTGATCGGCGGCGACATCATCGACAATGACCAGTTCAACACGCCACTCAGCCGCTTTCCCGACGCGATCACCGGCCAACATGAAACGATGATCGGGCTCGAGGTGCATGCGCATATGCTCGCGCAGCAGCTCGATCGCGCCTGGGCGCGCCCGATCCCGGCACCGGCTCTCTGGGCGCTCGCGGTGCTGATCGTCGCCGCGGGCGGGCTCACCAGCCTGATCGACCTGCGCGCGCGCTGGGTCGCGCTCGCTTTCCTCGGACAGATGGCCTTCTTCGCCGCCTTCCCTTTCTGGCTGCACGGGCGCGGCGTCGACACGACGACGCTGCCGACCTTCGGCTGGGCGGTCGGCTGGCTGTTCGGCTATGCAGCGGTGGGCACGGCAGCGCGCACGATCGGATCGCGCCAGCGCGCCTTCGCGCAGTCGGCGCTCGGCAAATATCTGCCCGCCGATGTCGCGGCGCAGATTTTGCGCGATCCCGACCAGCTCTCGCTGCACGGCGAGCGGCGCAACATCTTCTGCGTCTTCACCGACCTCGAAGGCTTCACCAAATTGAGTCATGCGGTGACCCCGGAGACCGTCGCGCGCCTGCTCAACGAATATCTCGACCGGCTTTCGGACATCGTGCTCGACCATGGCGGAACGATCGACAAATTCGTCGGCGATGCCATCGTCGCCTTCTGGGGGGCGCCGCTCGGCCGCCCCGACGACGGCGAGCGGGCGGCCGCGGCGGCGCTCGCCATGTATGAAGCGGGCGAGACATTCCGCACCGACCTCGCCGCCGAGGACGTGCCGCCGATCGGCATGACGCGCGTCGGCCTGCATGTCGGCGACGCGATCGTCGGCAATTTCGGCGGCGAAGGGCGTATCCAATACACCGCGCTCGGCGACAGCATGAACACCGCCTCGCGGCTCGAGGCGGCGAACAAGAGCCTGAAGACCGGGGTGCTGATCTCGGCCGAAGCCGCGGCGCGCTCGGGCCGCGACGATCTCGTGCCGATGGGCCGCGTGACGCTGCGCGGGCGCGCGCAGCCCGTCGACGTCCTCACCCCGCGCCCCGATCTTGTTCCGGAACGGCGCGCCCGCATCGCCGCGCTTGTCGCCGCGCACGCGGCGGGCGATAAAAAGGCGCATGTGACCGGCGCCACAGCATTGGCCGCCGAATTCGCGCAGGACGCTTCCATCCTGTTCCTGATCGAACGCCTGAACGAAACCGAAAAGGGAGAAAGCTATGTCCTTTCCTGACTTCCGGATGCGCCGCCTCGGCCTGACCGCCGCCGCCGCCGTCGCCGCCCTGACCATCGTCTCCGCCGCCACGGCGCAATCGATGGTCGTCCGCTCGACCGGCCCGTCGGCGGCCAAATATCCGACCGGGGCACGGCTCAAGTCGACCGACAAGCTGACCCTCGTCGCGGGCGATCGGATCGTGCTGATGCAGTCGGGCAAGACGCGCACGCTTTCCGGCCCCGGCACCTTCGGCGCCACCGGCACGGTGCAGGCGAGCCAGTCGCTCGGCGCCAACGTCACGCGGATGCTTGCGAAGGGGCCGACGATGCGATCGCGCGGCGGATTTTCGCGCGAAGGCGTCACCCAGATGCCGACCGAGCTTCGCGCCCCCAATCTCTGGCTGCTCGACTATCGCGAGGGCGGGACCTTTTGCGTCCTCGACCCCGCCATGCTGATGCTGTGGCGCCCCAATATGCAGGGCGACACCGCGCTCGAGATTCAGAGCGGCGACAAGAAGACGACTGTGGCGATCGTCGACGGCGCCAATTTCCGCAAATGGCCGACCGATGTTCTGCCGGTGCAATATGGCGCCGACTATCGCCTCTCGGGCGGCGGGCTGGCGCAGCCGGTGACGGTGCGTTTCACCGCCATGGAAAACGCCCCCGATACGGTCGAGGGGTCGGTCGACATGCTGATGGCGAAGGGCTGTACGTCGCAGCTCGACCGCCTCGTCGATACGATGTCCGAAGCGGAGGCGGGCTGAGCAAAGGGATAGGGCGCAATTGAACGCGCCCTATCCGTCTGATATATTCCTGGGAAATACCGCCTGTCGCGTGGCGGAACCTTCCTTGGGTCGAATTTGCCTCGCCGGGTTGCCGGCGGCGCCAATGAAACAGGCGCGCCGCGATCGCGGCGCGCCGAAACGCAAGGGGTGGTGATGGCCGTGT from uncultured Sphingopyxis sp. carries:
- a CDS encoding BolA family transcriptional regulator translates to MGMREDDLRAMIVAAFPDAEVTITDLAGDNDHYAAHVVSASFQGMTRVAQHKAVYAALGGRMGGELHALQLTTAIPS
- the grxD gene encoding Grx4 family monothiol glutaredoxin, coding for MTDPTTHDRIATLVANNPVLLFMKGTPLFPQCGFSSRAIAMLDRLGVEYETVDVLQDMEVRQGIKEFSDWPTIPQLYVKGEFIGGSDIMMEMWEAGELHTLMDGIPTRAE
- a CDS encoding globin domain-containing protein, which gives rise to MRTASAHAMEIVKATAPALEKHGLAITTAMYARLFRNEEIEAMFDRAAQTSGEQPKRLAAAILAYAKNIDKLQNLGPAVSRMVSRHIETGVRPEHYPHVANALLPAIRDVLGEEIATDAVLAAWGEAYWMLADILISAEAQAYEDAEAA
- a CDS encoding DUF1476 domain-containing protein — encoded protein: MSAFDDRERAFETKFARDQEVQFRITARRNRLLGEWAAERMGLTPEETDAYAKAVVQADFEEAGDEDVIRKLAGDLTAASVEISDAEIRAALNDKAAEARRQFIDSEN
- a CDS encoding CHAT domain-containing protein; protein product: MTRRSHFAPALAALALAAPGTAPAQESDPTLRDSFSIGEHGGSLCEVQATVHDRVTQGMFDRAWTIVCRDASQPVGTVRALRASADAARARIERARAGTITCAADGACTVKDSNVAWTTRIEADGDTSYSVEGFAAYDDALRIALESVRQRRVVPGVIEVATISVGDNDGFARTLAGSIDIDKALAEGYRRNHSGDYAEAAEFFEALSRRAQDEQAAAGIDPTEFTLNRALQRSNLGEFAEAERLFAEVEAIPTSDPVQLRLRRNFRAINALNQRDYDRAAALLQAPIAPLTTGVTVAGDAVTLTPEIVAGVNSGDNARVLRQANDRERLTPVERAQIIDAQAVHLLGTAQRLRGDAAAAKAAQLKGLGDALAVREGRVTSIIRLRSQMLGELALAEEAVGDTGAADARFVESVGLLAAEYPETTALASARARYAAFLTRHGQDDKAMGIYREVVAALANSQRSTAGMANVMAPYYRLLATRAATDPAAVGEFFVASQLQIRPGVADTQAVLARELSSGSDDGARLFRQATTLNRDIERARIEDARLAQLPASPEVGALRADIRTQLDNLTFQQSETVVQLAAFPQYRVVASGKLELAELQQVLRPDEAYLKMLVVGEGVYAMLIEPGGAQLWKSDIGASDLERAVDTIRSTISIVENGRRVTYPFDAATSYKLYGQLFGPVAARLPAVPHLIFEPDGAMLRLPINLLITADTGLADYERRLRDPDADPFDMRRIAWLGRTVRPSTAVSTLGFRNARQAPPSKASRQYFGLGENLPVEGRLPSTGTRGAADGGADPDCLWDIAQWGRPISADELVTARDAVGRAAGTLLTGGAFTDTAVKNRADLADYRIIHFATHGLVTAPRPACPARPALVTSFGGADSDGLLSFQEIFDLRIDADLVILSACDTAGAASVAATREAGLSGGGSALDGLVRSFIGAGGRSVIASHWPAPDDFDATKRLIGGLFTADEGVSVADALWATQMRLMDDRQTSHPYYWAGFAIVGDGGQALLQRGTTTAGKGEGAGRAAR
- a CDS encoding adenylate/guanylate cyclase domain-containing protein, whose translation is MNAPEAITPAAADAPEQGGQRAAVPLGKRVRRLATQLGPSRLAATIVFLLVAILIARFSWQLPLINAAERALYDARATLMAPKAGQDRRITLVTYNDETLFNTGIRSPLDRTLLANALGNLDRMGAKAIGIDIAFDSPRPDDDLLKAQLRAMRTPTWLAYAEQASNPNTIFYEQQKFLQTFIADVTTAKTRPTSVLFRTDDDDVIRKWPHRPPNLPPLMANALAPVDPAYADYQGGIRFLVPARAAAGQEEPVFANIPIDTFAMPMDAEMRAGFAELVKGRYVLIGGDIIDNDQFNTPLSRFPDAITGQHETMIGLEVHAHMLAQQLDRAWARPIPAPALWALAVLIVAAGGLTSLIDLRARWVALAFLGQMAFFAAFPFWLHGRGVDTTTLPTFGWAVGWLFGYAAVGTAARTIGSRQRAFAQSALGKYLPADVAAQILRDPDQLSLHGERRNIFCVFTDLEGFTKLSHAVTPETVARLLNEYLDRLSDIVLDHGGTIDKFVGDAIVAFWGAPLGRPDDGERAAAAALAMYEAGETFRTDLAAEDVPPIGMTRVGLHVGDAIVGNFGGEGRIQYTALGDSMNTASRLEAANKSLKTGVLISAEAAARSGRDDLVPMGRVTLRGRAQPVDVLTPRPDLVPERRARIAALVAAHAAGDKKAHVTGATALAAEFAQDASILFLIERLNETEKGESYVLS